A stretch of Microbacterium sp. LWH3-1.2 DNA encodes these proteins:
- the trpD gene encoding anthranilate phosphoribosyltransferase: MAELYTWPGILTTLLERRDLSVSESTWAMRQIMSGTATPSQLAGFLVALRSKGETVDEIVGFRDAILEAALPLPVDAAVLDIVGTGGDRFGTVNVSTMSALVAAASGVPVVKHGNKAASSSSGSSDVLGALGVDLALSPDAVAETLSRAGITFAFAGAFHPGFKNAAATRSELGVPTVFNFLGPLCNPARAEANAVGVAHLDRVPLITGVFRTRGATALVFRGDDGLDELTTTGHSRLWEVTRGDIHEHDLDPRDLGIPLADIDDLLGGDPAHNADVVRRVLGGDEGPVRDIVLLNAAAGIVAYRLFRDAGQVQRPILERLAEARDEAAAAIDSGAATATLDRWVDATRALAS, from the coding sequence ATGGCGGAGCTGTACACCTGGCCGGGAATCCTCACCACGCTGCTCGAGCGACGCGACCTCAGCGTCTCGGAATCGACGTGGGCGATGCGGCAGATCATGTCGGGCACCGCGACCCCCTCTCAACTGGCGGGCTTCCTGGTGGCCCTGCGCTCGAAGGGTGAGACCGTCGACGAGATCGTCGGGTTCCGCGACGCGATCCTCGAGGCCGCGCTGCCGCTTCCCGTCGACGCTGCCGTCCTCGACATCGTGGGCACGGGAGGCGACCGCTTCGGCACTGTCAACGTCTCGACCATGTCCGCGCTCGTGGCCGCGGCATCAGGGGTCCCGGTCGTCAAGCACGGCAACAAGGCCGCCAGCTCCTCATCGGGCTCCTCCGACGTGCTGGGAGCGCTCGGCGTCGATCTCGCACTTTCGCCCGACGCGGTGGCCGAGACGCTCTCGCGCGCGGGGATCACCTTCGCGTTCGCGGGCGCGTTCCACCCGGGCTTCAAGAACGCGGCGGCGACGCGCAGCGAACTCGGCGTCCCGACGGTGTTCAACTTCCTCGGGCCGCTGTGCAACCCCGCGCGTGCCGAGGCGAACGCAGTCGGCGTCGCCCACCTCGACCGCGTCCCGCTGATCACGGGCGTCTTCCGCACGCGTGGCGCGACGGCACTGGTGTTCCGCGGCGACGACGGGCTGGACGAGCTCACGACGACCGGGCACAGCCGGCTGTGGGAGGTCACCCGCGGCGACATCCACGAGCACGACCTCGACCCGCGCGACCTCGGCATTCCGCTCGCCGACATCGACGACCTGCTCGGGGGCGACCCCGCCCACAACGCGGACGTGGTGCGCCGCGTGCTCGGTGGCGACGAGGGTCCGGTCCGCGACATCGTGCTGCTCAACGCGGCCGCCGGCATCGTCGCCTACCGGCTGTTCCGCGACGCCGGACAGGTGCAGCGGCCGATCCTCGAGCGCCTCGCGGAGGCGCGCGACGAGGCCGCCGCCGCGATCGACAGCGGCGCTGCGACGGCGACTCTGGATCGCTGGGTCGACGCCACGCGCGCACTCGCGTCCTGA
- a CDS encoding aromatic ring-opening dioxygenase LigA, whose translation MMSEEEPRTTDVIEPPEKKVGLVKAVGILGIIGGVLLIVVGIIAWIGVTTQLTAENITIPDDAAAFQGQQVTGPFTAYVQADIINTHALEASGGKTYAELDQDDPVRATVMQASFLRASLFTSVVAYGVALFAAGMGVLAILFGWAIHRLASVPVVIRRSNVY comes from the coding sequence ATGATGAGCGAGGAAGAGCCCCGCACGACGGACGTGATCGAGCCCCCCGAGAAGAAGGTCGGCCTGGTGAAGGCGGTCGGCATCCTCGGGATCATCGGCGGCGTGCTGCTGATCGTCGTCGGCATCATCGCGTGGATCGGCGTGACCACCCAGCTCACGGCCGAGAACATCACCATCCCCGACGACGCGGCGGCGTTCCAGGGCCAGCAGGTCACCGGACCCTTCACCGCCTACGTGCAGGCCGACATCATCAACACCCACGCGCTCGAGGCGTCGGGCGGGAAGACGTACGCCGAGCTCGACCAGGACGACCCGGTGCGGGCGACCGTGATGCAGGCGTCGTTCCTGCGCGCGTCCCTCTTCACCTCGGTCGTCGCCTACGGCGTCGCGCTGTTCGCGGCCGGCATGGGCGTGCTGGCGATCCTGTTCGGCTGGGCGATCCACCGCCTGGCGAGCGTGCCGGTGGTGATCAGGCGGTCGAACGTCTACTGA
- a CDS encoding PHP domain-containing protein, with product MNPHEALTEIATLLERERSSRYKSKAFRAAADAVEGLSDAELRDTAALRRRKGIGDSTLAVIQQALAGDVPGYLVDLRERAGGQRTSTLRPLLRGDLHSHSDWSDGLTSIDLMVDAARALGHEYLALTDHSPRLRVANGLSPERLRSQLEVVADMSGDGFTLLSGIEVDILEDGALDQEPDLLGELDVVVASAHSKLRMERGPMTRRLVAAVSSPHIDVLGHVTGRLVEGSRGTRPPSAFDARAVFEACEAHGVAVEINSRPERQDPPDELMILALEIGCLFSIDSDAHAPGQLSLLDYGAERAERMGVPAERVVTTWPLDKLHAWTRRDRGA from the coding sequence GTGAATCCCCACGAGGCGCTCACCGAGATCGCCACGCTCCTGGAGCGTGAGCGCTCGTCCCGGTACAAGTCGAAGGCCTTCCGTGCTGCTGCCGACGCGGTCGAGGGGCTGAGCGACGCAGAGCTGCGGGACACCGCGGCTCTGCGTCGCCGAAAGGGCATCGGCGACTCCACGCTGGCCGTGATCCAGCAGGCGCTGGCCGGCGACGTGCCGGGCTACCTCGTCGACCTGCGCGAGCGCGCGGGGGGCCAGCGCACCTCGACGCTGCGGCCGCTGCTGCGCGGCGACCTCCATTCGCACAGCGACTGGTCGGACGGGCTCACCTCGATCGACCTCATGGTCGACGCGGCCCGGGCCCTCGGTCACGAGTACCTCGCCCTCACCGACCACTCGCCGCGGCTGCGTGTCGCGAACGGGCTGTCGCCCGAGCGCCTGCGCTCACAGCTCGAGGTCGTGGCGGACATGAGCGGCGACGGGTTCACCCTGCTGTCGGGCATCGAGGTCGACATCCTCGAGGATGGCGCCCTCGATCAGGAGCCCGACCTCCTCGGCGAACTCGATGTCGTGGTCGCATCCGCCCATTCCAAGCTCCGTATGGAGCGCGGCCCGATGACCCGGCGCCTGGTCGCTGCGGTGTCGAGCCCCCACATCGACGTGCTGGGCCATGTCACCGGCCGACTCGTCGAGGGCTCGCGCGGGACGCGGCCTCCGTCGGCCTTCGACGCCCGCGCGGTGTTCGAAGCCTGCGAGGCCCACGGCGTCGCGGTCGAGATCAATTCGCGGCCCGAGCGGCAGGACCCGCCCGACGAACTGATGATTCTGGCGCTGGAGATCGGATGCCTCTTCTCCATCGATTCGGATGCTCATGCGCCGGGCCAGCTGTCGCTGCTCGACTACGGTGCCGAGCGCGCCGAGCGCATGGGCGTGCCGGCCGAGCGCGTCGTCACCACATGGCCGCTGGATAAGCTGCACGCCTGGACCCGACGCGACCGCGGCGCCTGA
- a CDS encoding 5'-3' exonuclease encodes MTDRLMLLDSASLYFRAFYGVPDTVRAPDGTPVNAVRGFLDIITRLVTTYRPTHLVACWDDDWRPQWRVDLIPTYKTHRVAEVVAGGPDVEVVPDPLEAQVPVIREVLDTLGIRIVGAAAHEADDVIGTLATTATMPVDIVTGDRDLFQLVDDARDVRVVYTARGMSNLEVLTDASVVAKYGVLPSQYADFATLRGDSSDGLPGVAGIGEKTAAGLLATHGDLSGIVAAAERGEGMSAGVRSKVLAGLPYLAVAPQVVAVVRDLPLDVPDPRLRPLTEQRKTDAASLAEQWALGASMNRIVDALDTV; translated from the coding sequence GTGACCGACCGCCTGATGCTGCTCGACTCCGCGTCCCTGTACTTCCGCGCGTTCTACGGGGTGCCCGACACCGTGCGCGCCCCGGACGGGACGCCTGTCAACGCGGTCCGAGGCTTCCTCGACATCATCACGCGGCTCGTCACGACCTACCGCCCGACGCATCTCGTGGCGTGCTGGGACGACGACTGGCGACCGCAGTGGCGCGTCGACCTCATTCCGACGTACAAGACCCATCGCGTCGCCGAGGTGGTCGCCGGCGGACCCGATGTCGAAGTGGTGCCCGATCCGCTCGAAGCACAGGTGCCCGTCATCCGGGAGGTGCTCGACACCCTCGGAATCAGGATCGTCGGCGCCGCGGCCCACGAAGCCGACGACGTCATCGGCACCCTCGCCACGACCGCGACCATGCCGGTCGACATCGTCACCGGCGACCGCGACCTCTTCCAGCTCGTCGACGACGCGCGCGACGTCCGGGTGGTCTACACGGCGCGCGGCATGAGCAACCTCGAAGTGCTCACCGACGCGTCCGTGGTCGCCAAGTACGGAGTGCTGCCATCGCAGTATGCGGACTTCGCCACGCTCCGCGGCGACTCGTCCGACGGCCTCCCGGGCGTCGCCGGCATCGGCGAGAAGACCGCCGCGGGACTCCTCGCGACGCACGGCGACCTCAGCGGGATCGTCGCCGCGGCCGAGCGCGGCGAGGGCATGTCCGCAGGAGTGCGCTCAAAGGTGCTCGCCGGGCTCCCCTACCTCGCCGTCGCTCCGCAGGTGGTGGCCGTCGTCCGCGATCTCCCGCTGGACGTGCCCGACCCGCGCCTGCGTCCTCTCACCGAGCAGCGGAAGACGGATGCTGCGTCCCTCGCCGAGCAGTGGGCACTCGGTGCGTCGATGAATCGCATCGTCGACGCCCTCGACACCGTCTGA
- a CDS encoding acylneuraminate cytidylyltransferase, producing the protein MSEVVAVIPARGGSKGVPRKNLQRVGGVPLVARAVEAARRCPAIDRVVVTTDDADITAVAAEWGAEIVERPADLSGDLASSESALVHALDTLEARNVDVGVLAFLQATSPFIDVEALTAAVQLVRSRRRDSVFSAVETYGFLWEKGVGSAAEPVNHEIDVRPRRQEREPHYLETGGFYVMRAAGFRAANHRFFGSVGIAEVAQRTAIEIDTLDELELARTLASLVDRDAFGAHAGAIPVDAVVTDFDGVHTDDTVHVDQNGVESVTVSRSDGMGVGMLRAAGIPFLILSTEANPVVAARARKLGVDVRQAATDKAAVLREWAGEQGIPLSRIAYLGDDVNDLGCLEMVGWPIAVPDAHPLVLSTARVVLDHPGGAGAVRDLAERVLTGRSATAVADTLRPAVAPVRVTASDHPTAPQEAT; encoded by the coding sequence ATGAGCGAGGTCGTCGCCGTCATCCCCGCCCGCGGCGGCTCGAAGGGTGTGCCGCGCAAGAACCTGCAGCGCGTCGGCGGCGTCCCGCTCGTCGCGCGCGCGGTCGAGGCGGCGCGACGCTGTCCCGCGATCGACCGCGTCGTCGTGACGACCGACGACGCCGACATCACCGCCGTCGCCGCCGAATGGGGGGCGGAGATCGTCGAGCGACCCGCGGACCTCTCCGGCGACCTCGCGAGCAGCGAGAGCGCGCTCGTGCACGCCCTCGACACGCTCGAGGCGCGCAACGTGGACGTCGGCGTCCTCGCGTTCCTGCAGGCCACCTCGCCGTTCATCGACGTCGAGGCCCTCACCGCGGCTGTGCAGCTCGTGCGCTCGCGCCGACGCGACAGCGTGTTCTCGGCCGTCGAGACATACGGCTTCCTGTGGGAGAAGGGCGTCGGCAGTGCGGCCGAACCGGTCAACCACGAGATCGACGTACGCCCGCGCCGGCAGGAGCGCGAACCGCACTATCTCGAGACGGGCGGCTTCTACGTCATGCGGGCGGCGGGCTTCCGCGCGGCGAACCACCGCTTCTTCGGCAGCGTCGGCATCGCCGAGGTCGCCCAGCGCACCGCGATCGAGATCGACACGCTCGACGAACTGGAGCTCGCGCGCACGCTCGCGTCGCTGGTCGACCGCGACGCGTTCGGCGCCCACGCGGGTGCGATCCCCGTCGACGCGGTCGTGACCGACTTCGACGGCGTGCACACCGACGACACCGTGCACGTCGACCAGAACGGCGTCGAATCCGTCACCGTGAGCCGATCGGACGGCATGGGGGTCGGGATGCTGCGGGCCGCCGGCATCCCTTTCCTCATCCTCTCGACCGAGGCGAACCCCGTCGTCGCGGCCCGTGCGCGCAAACTCGGGGTCGATGTGCGACAGGCCGCGACCGACAAGGCCGCGGTGCTGCGCGAGTGGGCGGGGGAGCAGGGCATTCCGCTCTCGCGCATCGCGTACCTCGGCGACGACGTCAACGACCTCGGGTGCCTCGAGATGGTCGGCTGGCCGATCGCCGTGCCCGACGCGCACCCCCTCGTCCTGTCCACCGCGCGCGTCGTGCTCGACCACCCCGGCGGCGCCGGCGCGGTGCGCGACCTCGCCGAGCGCGTGCTCACCGGCAGATCGGCCACGGCCGTGGCCGACACGCTCCGCCCCGCCGTCGCGCCGGTGCGAGTCACCGCATCAGATCACCCCACCGCACCACAGGAGGCCACATGA
- a CDS encoding N-acetylneuraminate synthase family protein — MTVTIGSRVVGGGRPAYLIAEIGLNHNGDVDIAKRLIDVAADAGADAVKFQKRTPEIATPEHMRDMPRDTPWGRMTYLDYRRRVEFDREEYIEISDYALLRGLEWFASPWDVPSVAFLEDLGVVAHKVASASLTDVGLLEALRDTGKPVILSTGMSTIEQIDAAIDILGTDRLVLMHATSTYPMEPEEANLRMIPALRDRFRGVPVGYSGHERGLQISLAAVALGAVAVERHITLDRTMWGSDHAASLEPAGLQHLVRDIRVIEAALGDGVKRVYPGELAPMAKLRRVPA, encoded by the coding sequence ATGACCGTCACCATCGGATCCCGCGTCGTCGGGGGCGGACGCCCCGCGTACCTCATCGCCGAGATCGGGCTGAACCACAACGGCGACGTCGACATCGCCAAGCGGCTCATCGATGTGGCGGCCGACGCCGGAGCGGACGCGGTCAAGTTCCAGAAGCGCACACCCGAGATCGCCACTCCGGAGCACATGCGCGACATGCCCCGCGACACCCCGTGGGGCCGCATGACGTATCTCGACTACCGTCGGCGCGTCGAGTTCGATCGCGAGGAGTACATCGAGATCTCGGACTACGCGCTGCTCCGCGGCCTCGAGTGGTTCGCGTCGCCGTGGGACGTGCCGAGCGTTGCGTTCCTCGAAGACCTCGGGGTCGTCGCGCACAAGGTGGCATCGGCCTCGCTTACCGACGTCGGGCTCCTCGAGGCGCTCCGCGACACCGGCAAGCCGGTGATCCTCTCGACCGGCATGTCGACGATCGAGCAGATCGACGCCGCGATCGACATCCTCGGCACCGATCGCCTCGTGCTGATGCATGCGACGTCGACGTACCCGATGGAACCGGAGGAGGCCAACCTGCGCATGATCCCGGCGCTGCGCGACCGGTTCCGGGGCGTGCCGGTCGGCTACTCGGGCCACGAGCGCGGTCTGCAGATCTCGCTCGCGGCCGTCGCCCTCGGCGCCGTCGCGGTGGAGCGGCACATCACGCTCGACCGCACGATGTGGGGTTCGGACCATGCCGCCTCACTCGAGCCGGCGGGGCTCCAGCACCTGGTGCGCGACATCCGCGTGATCGAGGCGGCCCTCGGCGACGGCGTCAAGCGCGTGTACCCGGGCGAGCTCGCGCCCATGGCGAAGCTGCGCCGCGTTCCCGCGTGA
- a CDS encoding DUF6716 putative glycosyltransferase: protein MSPRASEGRRPRVVAIADTDSYVKWAAALLGGVGERWDASLLVLDTPLVVSDAQLTSARRGSGLAQDRVERIAYPGLAARLAGLRAEVVVIGARGPLVRVLARDLAALAPRPVVVTGLPGISIPATRKAVVYRLQSDLFVVHSRREVREFGALSARTGYAHRYALATLPFALGALTAGGRVRPDADGTDLVFATQAKVPAGREDRMRVARMLVRAAEADPSRRVVVKLRAASGEHQTHIELDGYPELLASLGPLPENLVTSTGSMGGALDTAEGLVTVSSTAAIEAIARGIPVIALDSFGVSPRLINETLADADLLASEDDVVARRFRHPDPEWLDENYFHAPEADDWTAHVEALLAQRSAGRLPTRASVVRRGGALRDAWERKVALGRSDTSVSGAVAYAVGVPLRAAVRLLNRARRSLVGAAQQPGPVGSSTQVRSTSAVRTSTTRTP from the coding sequence GTGAGTCCGCGCGCGTCGGAAGGCAGGCGGCCTCGGGTCGTCGCGATCGCCGACACCGACTCCTACGTGAAGTGGGCGGCGGCACTGCTCGGCGGTGTCGGAGAGCGATGGGATGCCTCGCTCCTGGTGCTCGACACGCCGCTCGTGGTGAGCGATGCCCAACTCACCTCCGCGCGGAGGGGAAGCGGACTGGCGCAGGATCGCGTGGAGCGGATCGCCTACCCCGGCCTGGCGGCCCGCCTCGCCGGACTGCGCGCGGAGGTGGTCGTGATCGGCGCCCGCGGTCCGCTCGTGCGCGTGCTCGCGCGCGACCTTGCCGCGCTCGCCCCGCGGCCCGTCGTGGTGACGGGTCTTCCCGGCATCTCGATCCCCGCGACGCGCAAAGCCGTCGTGTACCGGCTGCAGTCAGACCTGTTCGTGGTGCACTCGCGCCGCGAAGTGCGCGAGTTCGGCGCGCTGTCTGCCCGCACCGGCTACGCGCACCGCTACGCCCTGGCGACGCTGCCCTTCGCCCTGGGCGCGCTGACCGCCGGCGGACGCGTGCGCCCCGACGCCGACGGCACCGACCTCGTGTTCGCGACGCAGGCGAAGGTGCCCGCAGGGCGGGAGGACCGGATGCGCGTCGCGCGCATGCTGGTGCGCGCGGCCGAGGCGGATCCGTCGCGGCGCGTCGTCGTGAAGCTCCGGGCGGCATCGGGCGAGCACCAGACGCACATCGAGCTCGACGGTTACCCCGAACTGCTCGCCTCGCTCGGCCCGCTGCCTGAGAACCTGGTGACCTCGACGGGGTCGATGGGTGGCGCGCTCGATACCGCGGAGGGGCTCGTCACCGTCAGCTCCACCGCGGCGATCGAGGCGATCGCCCGCGGCATCCCCGTCATCGCCCTCGACTCGTTCGGCGTCTCGCCGCGCCTCATCAACGAGACGCTCGCCGACGCCGACCTGCTCGCGAGCGAGGACGACGTGGTCGCGCGCCGATTCCGGCACCCCGATCCCGAGTGGCTCGACGAGAACTACTTCCACGCTCCCGAGGCCGACGACTGGACCGCGCACGTCGAAGCGCTGCTCGCCCAAAGGTCGGCGGGGCGGCTGCCGACGCGCGCGTCGGTGGTCCGCCGCGGCGGTGCGCTGCGCGACGCGTGGGAGCGCAAGGTCGCCCTCGGCCGCAGCGACACGTCCGTCTCGGGCGCTGTGGCCTACGCCGTCGGTGTGCCGCTGCGCGCGGCGGTGCGGCTCCTGAACCGCGCACGCCGGTCGCTCGTCGGCGCGGCTCAGCAGCCTGGGCCGGTCGGATCCTCGACACAGGTGCGGTCCACGAGCGCGGTGCGCACCTCGACGACGCGCACGCCGTAG